The following are from one region of the Mus musculus strain NOD/ShiLtJ chromosome 17 genomic scaffold, GRCm38.p6 alternate locus group NOD/ShiLtJ MMCHR17_CHO_IDD1 genome:
- the Zbtb22 gene encoding zinc finger and BTB domain-containing protein 22: protein MEPSALSPSGATLPLPLSLAPPPLPLPAAAVVHVSFPEVTSALLESLNQQRLQGQLCDVSIRVQGREFRAHRAVLAASSPYFHDQVLLKGMTSISLPSVMDPGAFETVLASAYTGRLSMAAADIVNFLTVGSVLQMWHIVDKCTELLREGRSAATTTTVTTAAAPSVSVPCASVPSGNGGTVAPATVGSVRSHTSSRASENQSPSSSNYFSPRESTDFSSTSQDAFVASAAGSGNRRDGGPVFPAPVVGSAGTTSGKLLLEADELCDDGGDGRGAVAPGAGLRRSNCMPASAVPQKHWVYVKQARNCPAPASLVHQDPDLEDEEEEEDLVLTCEDDEDEEMGGGSGVPAGGEPEATLSISDVRTLTEPADKGEEQVNFCESSNDFGPYEGGGAGAGLDDPGGPTPSSYALTHPPRPLLPLDVPGNQILVFPSSSSQAPGQPPGNTAEHGAVTLGGTSAVGLGIPSGSGGAPGGTGNSDGNKIFLCHCGKAFSHKSMRDRHVNMHLNLRPFDCPVCNKKFKMKHHLTEHMKTHTGLKPYECSVCAKKFMWRDSFMRHRGHCERRHRMGVGGVGSGPGPGPGPGTPSGPALQPKRESSTVGGGSGDEANSATPPSHRRVWSPPSVHKVEMDFSGGGGAAH from the coding sequence ATGGAGCCGTCTGCTCTGTCACCCAGTGGGGCCACACTCCCACTGCCTCTGTCACTGGCTCCACCGCCACTGCCTCTGCCGGCAGCTGCAGTGGTACACGTGTCCTTCCCTGAGGTGACCAGTGCCCTCCTGGAATCCCTCAACCAGCAGCGGCTCCAGGGTCAGCTCTGTGATGTGTCCATCCGCGTGCAGGGACGGGAGTTCCGCGCTCACAGGGCCGTCTTGGCTGCCTCCTCTCCTTACTTCCACGACCAGGTCCTACTGAAAGGCATGACTTCCATTTCCCTGCCAAGCGTCATGGACCCAGGCGCTTTTGAGACTGTCCTGGCCTCAGCTTACACGGGCCGCCTCAGCATGGCTGCTGCGGACATTGTCAACTTCCTAACAGTGGGGTCGGTCCTCCAGATGTGGCACATTGTGGATAAGTGCACTGAACTCCTTCGGGAGGGTCGATCCGCAGCCACTACAACCACTGTCACTACTGCTGCagccccctctgtctctgtcccttgtGCCAGTGTCCCATCAGGGAATGGGGGCACTGTCGCCCCTGCCACCGTAGGCTCTGTCCGTTCCCATACCTCCAGCAGGGCCAGTGAGAATCAGTCTCCCAGCAGTAGCAACTACTTCAGCCCCCGGGAGTCGACTGATTTCTCCTCTACATCCCAGGATGCATTTGTGGCCTCAGCAGCAGGTAGTGGGAACCGTCGGGATGGTGGCCCGGTGTTCCCAGCCCCTGTGGTTGGCAGTGCGGGTACCACCTCCGGGAAGTTGCTGCTGGAGGCCGATGAGCTATGCGATGACggtggggatgggagaggggcCGTGGCCCCCGGGGCTGGGCTCCGGAGGTCTAACTGCATGCCTGCCAGTGCAGTGCCACAGAAACACTGGGTGTATGTGAAGCAAGCTAGAAATTGCCCTGCACCAGCCTCCCTGGTCCACCAAGACCCCGAtctagaagatgaggaagaggaggaagatctGGTGTTGACTTGTGAGGATGATGAGGATGAAGAAATGGGAGGCGGCTCTGGGGTTCCTGCAGGGGGAGAGCCCGAGGCTACCCTCAGTATCAGTGATGTTCGGACCTTGACCGAGCCTGCAGACAAGGGGGAAGAGCAGGTCAACTTCTGTGAATCCTCCAATGACTTTGGCCCCTATGAGGGTGGGGGCGCTGGGGCAGGGCTTGATGACCCCGGAGGACCCACCCCTTCCTCCTATGCCCTCACCCACCCTCCACGACCCCTCCTTCCATTGGATGTGccgggcaaccagatcttggtttTCCCATCCTCCTCTTCACAGGCTCCAGGCCAGCCACCAGGGAACACAGCTGAGCACGGGGCAGTGACCCTCGGGGGCACCTCTGCGGTGGGGCTGGGCATACCAAGTGGCTCTGGTGGGGCTCCTGGAGGGACAGGCAACAGCGACGGGAATAAGATCTTTCTGTGCCACTGTGGGAAGGCTTTCTCACATAAGAGCATGCGGGACCGGCACGTGAATATGCATCTCAACCTGCGACCCTTTGACTGCCCCGTGTGCAACAAAAAGTTCAAGATGAAACACCACCTGACCGAGCACATGAAGACACACACGGGCCTCAAGCCGTACGAATGCAGTGTCTGCGCCAAGAAGTTCATGTGGCGGGACAGTTTCATGCGTCACCGGGGACACTGTGAGCGTCGGCACCggatgggtgtgggtggggtCGGATCTGGACCGGGTCCTGGACCTGGACCCGGGACACCTTCTGGGCCAGCATTGCAACCCAAGAGGGAGTCTTCCACAGTGGGTGGGGGCAGTGGCGATGAGGCAAATTCGGCCACGCCCCCGTCCCATAGGCGTGTCTGGTCCCCACCCAGCGTGCACAAAGTGGAGATGGATTTCAGTGGGGGTGGAGGTGCAGCACACTGA
- the Tapbp gene encoding tapasin isoform 2 precursor (isoform 2 precursor is encoded by transcript variant 2; The RefSeq protein has 2 substitutions compared to this genomic sequence) has protein sequence MKPLLLLVAVALGLATVVSVVSAGPEAIECWFVEDAGGGGLSKKPATLLLRHGPRGPPPRPDLDPKLYFKVDDPAGMLLAAFRRYPAGASAPHCEMSRFIPFPASAKWARSLSPEQNCPRALDGDWLLVSVSSTLFSLSSLLRPQPEPLREPVVITMATVVLTVLTHNPAPRVQLGKDAVLDLRFAYAPSALEGSPSLDAGPPPFGLEWRRQHRGKGHLLLAATPGLAGRMPPAQEKATAFAAWDDDEPWGPWTGNGTFWLPAVKPSQEGVYLATVHLPYLQGQVSLELTVHKAPRVSLTPAPVVWAAPGEAPPELLCLASHFFPAEGLEVKWELRGGPGGSSRKVEGKTWLSTIRHHSDGSVSQSGHLQLPPVTAKQHGVHYVCRVYHSSLPASGRSADVTLEVAGFSGPSIEDGIGLFLSAFLLLGLLKVLGWLAAYWTIPEVSKEKATAASLTIPRNSKKSQ, from the exons ATGAAGCCTCTGCTCCTGCTCGTCGCTGTGGCACTGG GCCTAGCGACCGTCGTCTCCGTCGTCTCGGCTGGACCAGAGGCGATCGAGTGCTGGTTCGTGGAGGATGCAGGTGGGGGTGGCCTGTCTAAGAAACCTGCCACACTGCTACTGCGCCATGGACCCAGGGGACCGCCGCCCCGGCCAGATCTTGACCCAAAGCTATACTTCAAGGTGGATG ACCCGGCGGGAATGCTCCTGGCCGCCTTCAGGCGGTACCCCGCAGGCGCCTCCGCCCCACACTGCGAGATGAGCCGCTTCATCCCGTTCCCCGCCTCGGCGAAGTGGGCTAGAAGTCTGAGTCCGGAGCAGAACTGCCCGCGGGCCCTGGACGGGGATTGGCTGCTGGTCAGCGTATCCAGCACTCTCTTCAGCCTCTCCAGCCTGCTGCGACCACAGCCGGAGCCTCTGCGGGAGCCTGTCGTCATCACCATGGCAACAG TGGTGCTGACCGTCCTCACCCATAACCCTGCCCCTCGAGTCCAGCTGGGAAAGGATGCAGTGCTGGACCTGCGCTTCGCCTACGCACCCTCCGCCCTGGAAGGTTCTCCCTCTCTGGACGTAGGCCCTCCTCCCTTTGGGCTGGAGTGGCGACGCCAGCACAGGGGAAAGGGTCACCTGCTGTTGGCTGCCACCCCCGGGCTGGCCGGGAGAATGCCACCAGCCCAGGAAAAGGCTACGGCATTTGCAGCTTGGGATGACGATGAGCCCTGGGGCCCGTGGACTGGGAATGGGACCTTCTGGCTTCCAGCCGTGAAGCCTTCTCAGGAGGGTGTCTACCTGGCTACGGTACACCTGCCCTACCTGCAAGGACAGGTCTCCCTGGAGCTGACTGTGCACA aggcccCCAGAGTGTCTCTAACACCAGCACCCGTTGTGTGGGCTGCCCCAGGAGAGGCACCCCCAGAACTGCTCTGTCTTGCATCCCACTTCTTCCCTTCGGAGGGTCTGGAGGTCAAGTGGGAGCTCAGAGGCGGCCCAGGAGGAAGTTCTAGAAAGGTTGAGGGGAAGACGTGGCTCTCCACCATCCGCCACCATTCCGATGGCTCTGTCAGCCAGTCTGGGCACCTGCAGCTACCTCCAGTCACTGCCAAGCAGCATGGAGTTCACTATGTCTGTCGGGTGTACCACTCTAGCCTGCCAGCATCGGGGCGCAGTGCTGACGTCACCCTGGAGGTGGCAG GCTTCTCAGGGCCCTCCATCGAGGACGGCATCGGCCTGTTCCTGTCTGCTTTTCTCCTCCTCGGACTCCTCAAGGTGCTAGGCTGGCTGG CTGCCTACTGGACCATTCCTGAAGTCTCAAAGGAGAAGGCCACAGCTGCCAGCCTGACCATTCCCAGGAACTCAAAG AAGTCACAGTAA
- the Tapbp gene encoding tapasin isoform 1 precursor (isoform 1 precursor is encoded by transcript variant 1; The RefSeq protein has 2 substitutions compared to this genomic sequence): MKPLLLLVAVALGLATVVSVVSAGPEAIECWFVEDAGGGGLSKKPATLLLRHGPRGPPPRPDLDPKLYFKVDDPAGMLLAAFRRYPAGASAPHCEMSRFIPFPASAKWARSLSPEQNCPRALDGDWLLVSVSSTLFSLSSLLRPQPEPLREPVVITMATVVLTVLTHNPAPRVQLGKDAVLDLRFAYAPSALEGSPSLDAGPPPFGLEWRRQHRGKGHLLLAATPGLAGRMPPAQEKATAFAAWDDDEPWGPWTGNGTFWLPAVKPSQEGVYLATVHLPYLQGQVSLELTVHKAPRVSLTPAPVVWAAPGEAPPELLCLASHFFPAEGLEVKWELRGGPGGSSRKVEGKTWLSTIRHHSDGSVSQSGHLQLPPVTAKQHGVHYVCRVYHSSLPASGRSADVTLEVAGFSGPSIEDGIGLFLSAFLLLGLLKVLGWLVAAYWTIPEVSKEKATAASLTIPRNSKKSQ; encoded by the exons ATGAAGCCTCTGCTCCTGCTCGTCGCTGTGGCACTGG GCCTAGCGACCGTCGTCTCCGTCGTCTCGGCTGGACCAGAGGCGATCGAGTGCTGGTTCGTGGAGGATGCAGGTGGGGGTGGCCTGTCTAAGAAACCTGCCACACTGCTACTGCGCCATGGACCCAGGGGACCGCCGCCCCGGCCAGATCTTGACCCAAAGCTATACTTCAAGGTGGATG ACCCGGCGGGAATGCTCCTGGCCGCCTTCAGGCGGTACCCCGCAGGCGCCTCCGCCCCACACTGCGAGATGAGCCGCTTCATCCCGTTCCCCGCCTCGGCGAAGTGGGCTAGAAGTCTGAGTCCGGAGCAGAACTGCCCGCGGGCCCTGGACGGGGATTGGCTGCTGGTCAGCGTATCCAGCACTCTCTTCAGCCTCTCCAGCCTGCTGCGACCACAGCCGGAGCCTCTGCGGGAGCCTGTCGTCATCACCATGGCAACAG TGGTGCTGACCGTCCTCACCCATAACCCTGCCCCTCGAGTCCAGCTGGGAAAGGATGCAGTGCTGGACCTGCGCTTCGCCTACGCACCCTCCGCCCTGGAAGGTTCTCCCTCTCTGGACGTAGGCCCTCCTCCCTTTGGGCTGGAGTGGCGACGCCAGCACAGGGGAAAGGGTCACCTGCTGTTGGCTGCCACCCCCGGGCTGGCCGGGAGAATGCCACCAGCCCAGGAAAAGGCTACGGCATTTGCAGCTTGGGATGACGATGAGCCCTGGGGCCCGTGGACTGGGAATGGGACCTTCTGGCTTCCAGCCGTGAAGCCTTCTCAGGAGGGTGTCTACCTGGCTACGGTACACCTGCCCTACCTGCAAGGACAGGTCTCCCTGGAGCTGACTGTGCACA aggcccCCAGAGTGTCTCTAACACCAGCACCCGTTGTGTGGGCTGCCCCAGGAGAGGCACCCCCAGAACTGCTCTGTCTTGCATCCCACTTCTTCCCTTCGGAGGGTCTGGAGGTCAAGTGGGAGCTCAGAGGCGGCCCAGGAGGAAGTTCTAGAAAGGTTGAGGGGAAGACGTGGCTCTCCACCATCCGCCACCATTCCGATGGCTCTGTCAGCCAGTCTGGGCACCTGCAGCTACCTCCAGTCACTGCCAAGCAGCATGGAGTTCACTATGTCTGTCGGGTGTACCACTCTAGCCTGCCAGCATCGGGGCGCAGTGCTGACGTCACCCTGGAGGTGGCAG GCTTCTCAGGGCCCTCCATCGAGGACGGCATCGGCCTGTTCCTGTCTGCTTTTCTCCTCCTCGGACTCCTCAAGGTGCTAGGCTGGCTGG tAGCTGCCTACTGGACCATTCCTGAAGTCTCAAAGGAGAAGGCCACAGCTGCCAGCCTGACCATTCCCAGGAACTCAAAG AAGTCACAGTAA
- the Rgl2 gene encoding ral guanine nucleotide dissociation stimulator-like 2 (The RefSeq protein has 2 substitutions compared to this genomic sequence): MLPRPLRLLLDTTPPGGVVLSSFRSRDPEEGGDPGGRAVGGGQEEEDEEEEEASVSVWDEEEDGATFTVTSRQYRPLDPLAPLPPPRSSRRLRAGTLEALVRHLLDARTAGADMMFTPALLATHRAFTSTPALFGLVADRLEALESHPPGELERTTGVAISVLSTWLASHPEDFGSEVKGQLDRLESFLLRTGYAAREGVVGGSADLIRNLRARVDPRAPDLPKPLALPGDSPADPTDVLVFLADHLAEQLTLLDAELFLNLIPSQCLGGLWGHRDRPGHSHLCPSVRATVTQFNKVAGAVVSSVLGATSIGEGPREVTVRPLRPPQRARLLEKWIRVAEECRLLRNFSSVYAVVSALQSSPIHRLRAAWGETTRDSLRVFSSLCQIFSEEDNYSQSRELLMQEVKPQPPVEPHSKKAPRSGFRGGGVVPYLGTFLKDLVMLDAASKDELENGYINFDKRRKEFAILSELLRLQKECRGYDLRPNSDIQQWLQGLQPLTEAQSHRVSCEVEPPGTSDSPAARTPRPTLVITQWTEVLGSVGGPTPLVSWDRPSVGGDEVPGTPAPLLTRLAQHMKWPSVSSLDSALESSPSLHSPADPGHLSPPASSPRPSRGHRRSASCGSPLSGNTGEGTSRSAGCGGGVSGPGSSDCRIIRVQMELGEDGSVYKSILVTSQDKAPSVISRVLKKNNRDSAVASEFELVQLLPGDRELTIPHSANVFYAMDGASHDFLLRQRRRPSAATPGSHSGPSASGTPPSEGGGGSFPRIKATGRKIARALF, encoded by the exons ATGCTCCCGCGGCCCCTGCGGCTGCTTTTGGACACGACCCCCCCCGGGGGAGTCGTGCTGAGCAGCTTCCGGAGCCGGGACCCCGAAGAGGGTGGGGACCCAGGTGGCCGGGCCGTGGGCGgggggcaggaggaagaggatgaggaagaagaagag GCTTCTGTGTCAGTCTGGGACGAGGAGGAGGATGGTGCGACCTTTACTGTCACAAGCCGCCAGTACAGGCCTCTTGACCCCTTG GCTCCCTTGCCTCCACCTCGCTCCTCCCGACGGCTCCGCGCTGGCACTCTGGAGGCCCTGGTCAGACACCTCTTGGATGCCAGGACGGCAGGGGCTGACATGATGTTCACTCCGGCCTTGCTGGCCACCCACCGGGCCTTCACCTCCACTCCTGCCCTGTTTGGGCTTGTGGCTGACAG GCTGGAAGCCCTTGAATCCTATCCTCCCGGCGAGCTAGAGAGGACCACAGG GGTAGCCATCTCTGTACTTTCAACTTGGCTGGCCTCTCACCCTGAGGATTTTGGCTCTGAGGTCAAGGGTCAACTTGACCGGCTTGAGAGCTTCTTGCTTCGGACAGGGTATGCGGCACGGGAGGGTGTTGTGGGGGGCAGTGCTGACCTCATCCGAAACCTCCGGGCCCGGGTGGACCCCCGGGCCCCCGACCTTCCTAAGCCCCTGGCCCTTCCTGGCGATTCCCCTGCTGACCCCACGGATGTCCTGGTGTTCCTCGCTGACCACTTGGCCGAACAGCTGACCCTGCTAGATGCG GAACTGTTTCTTAATCTGATCCCCTCTCAGTGTTTGGGAGGCCTCTGGGGTCACAGAGACCGGCCAGGACATTCTCACCTCTGCCCGTCTGTCCGAGCTACCGTCACACAGTTCAACAAGGTGGCGGGGGCGGTAGTTAGCTCTGTCTTGGGGGCCACCTCAATTGGAGAGGGGCCAAGAGAGGTGACTGTGAGACCACTGCGGCCCCCACAGAGGGCCCGGCTCCTAGAGAAGTGGATCCGTGTGGCCGAG GAGTGCCGCCTGCTTCGGAACTTCTCCTCAGTGTATGCTGTTGTGTCCGCTCTGCAGTCCAGCCCTATCCACAGGCTTCGGGCAGCCTGGGGGGAGACAACCAG GGACAGCCTCCGAGTCTTTTCCAGCCTGTGCCAGATTTTCTCAGAGGAGGATAATTATTCCCAGAGCAGAGAGCTCCTCACGCAG GAAGTGAAGCCGCAGCCCCCTGTGGAGCCACACTCCAAGAAGGCCCCAAGGTCTGGCTTCAGGGGTGGG GGTGTGGTTCCCTACCTGGGAACCTTCCTGAAGGACCTCGTGATGCTGGATGCGGCCTCCAAGGATGAGCTggag AATGGCTACATCAATTTTGACAAGCGGAGGAAG GAGTTTGCTATCCTTTCGGAGCTGTTGCGCCTCCAGAAAGAATGTCGTGGCTACGACCTCCGACCTAACTCTGATATCCAGCAATGGCTCCAGGGCCTCCAGCCGTTAACTGAAGCTCAGAG TCACCGTGTATCCTGTGAAGTGGAGCCACCGGGGACCAGTGACTCCCCCGCTGCAAGGACACCTCGGCCAACACTAGTGATCACACAGTGGACGGA AGTTCTGGGCTCTGTTGGAGGCCCCACTCCGCTTGTGTCCTGGGATCGGCCCAGTGTCGGGGGAGATGAGGTGCCTGGAACCCCAGCACCTCTGCTGACTCGCCTCGCCCAG CACATGAAGTGGCCATCAGTCTCATCTCTGGACTCTGCCCTGGAAAGCAGCCCCTCCTTGCACAGCCCTGCTGACCCTGGCCACCTCTCTCCTCCAGCCTCCTCCCCTAGGCCTTCCCGGGGTCACCGTCGCTCAGCCTCCTGTGGGTCTCCGTTGAGTGGAAACACAGGAGAAGGGACCTCTAGGAGTGCTGGATGTGGGGGCGGGGTATCTGGGCCAGGGTCCTCTGATTGCCGAATCATCCGAGTCCAGATGGAGCTGGGGGAGGATGGCAGCGTCTACAAGAGCATCCTG GTGACAAGCCAGGACAAAGCTCCAAGTGTTATTAGTCGTGTCCTTAAGAAAAACAATCGTGATTCTGCTGTGGCTTCAGAGTTCGAGCTGGTGCAGCTGCTACCTGGGGATCGAG AGCTGACCATCCCACACTCAGCTAACGTCTTCTATGCCATGGATGGTGCATCTCATGACTTCCTCCTGCGGCAGCGCAGAAGACCCTCTGCTGCCACCCCGGGTTCCCACAGCGGCCCCTCTGCCTCAGGAACTCCTCCGAGCGAGGGGGGAGGGGGCTCCTTTCCCAGGATCAAGGCCACGGGGAGGAAGATTGCACGGGCACTGTTCTGA